The proteins below come from a single Kitasatospora sp. NBC_00315 genomic window:
- a CDS encoding TetR/AcrR family transcriptional regulator: MADAARERPPAGRRPAGRRAQIVLLAADRFHRGGYHQVSMADIAEGVGITAPALYRHFRGKPELLHQVIRSGTDALAAGVGAAGSVDGLCRALAGVAIDHRALGTLWQRDARLLPPALRAGLRRDLRADVRLMASTLRAERPGLPSFDAELLCWSALSVYGALSHHTFAPPRRRFEGLLTAIGSALLAVSFDGARPEPPLPAPAAVPRQRNRREELLAVAVQLFHERGFDNVSTGELGAAVGIAGPSVYRHFDTKAALLAASLVRCRERLWHEVEAAITGAAAGGAAPDGDPAGALAAGLRAYIGFARRNRHYLGAMLSETERLAPADRRAAVDFRRDFLRTWVGLLRQVRPGYDNAEARIRVHSMFALVNDGVRNGPQSARADLADCLERMSLAVLGL, encoded by the coding sequence GTGGCGGACGCGGCGCGGGAGCGGCCCCCGGCGGGCAGGCGCCCGGCCGGGCGCAGGGCGCAGATCGTGCTGCTCGCGGCCGACCGCTTCCACCGCGGCGGCTACCACCAGGTCTCGATGGCCGACATCGCCGAGGGCGTCGGGATCACCGCGCCGGCCCTCTACCGGCACTTCCGGGGCAAGCCCGAACTCCTCCACCAGGTGATCCGCTCCGGGACGGACGCGCTCGCGGCCGGGGTGGGTGCGGCCGGCTCGGTCGACGGGCTCTGCCGGGCACTGGCCGGGGTGGCGATCGACCATCGCGCACTCGGCACGCTCTGGCAGCGTGACGCCCGCCTGCTGCCGCCCGCCCTGCGGGCCGGCCTGCGCCGGGACCTGCGCGCCGACGTCCGCCTGATGGCCTCGACCCTGCGCGCCGAGCGTCCCGGACTTCCCTCCTTCGACGCCGAGTTGCTCTGCTGGTCGGCGCTGTCGGTCTACGGCGCCCTCTCCCACCACACCTTCGCGCCGCCGCGCCGGCGGTTCGAGGGGCTGCTGACCGCCATCGGGTCGGCGCTGCTGGCGGTCTCCTTCGACGGGGCCCGGCCGGAGCCCCCGCTGCCGGCGCCGGCCGCCGTGCCGCGGCAGCGCAACCGCCGCGAGGAACTCCTCGCGGTCGCCGTCCAGCTCTTCCACGAGCGCGGCTTCGACAACGTGAGCACCGGCGAGCTCGGTGCGGCCGTCGGTATCGCGGGGCCGAGCGTCTACCGGCACTTCGACACCAAGGCGGCCCTGCTCGCCGCCTCGCTGGTGCGCTGCCGGGAGCGGCTGTGGCACGAGGTGGAGGCGGCGATCACCGGCGCGGCGGCGGGCGGCGCCGCACCGGACGGCGATCCGGCGGGGGCCCTGGCGGCCGGGCTGCGGGCGTACATCGGCTTCGCCCGCCGAAACCGCCACTACCTCGGGGCGATGCTGAGCGAGACCGAGCGGCTGGCCCCGGCCGACCGCAGGGCCGCCGTGGACTTCCGCCGGGACTTCCTGCGGACCTGGGTCGGGCTCCTGCGGCAGGTACGCCCCGGGTACGACAACGCGGAGGCCCGGATCCGGGTGCACTCGATGTTCGCGCTGGTCAACGACGGGGTGCGGAACGGTCCGCAGAGTGCGCGGGCGGATCTGGCGGACTGTCTGGAGCGGATGAGCCTGGCCGTCCTCGGCCTGTGA
- a CDS encoding TetR/AcrR family transcriptional regulator has protein sequence MSVQERKERERAARERLIVATARELAEQQGWDAVTTRLLAERIEYSQPVLYSHFRGKREIIGAVALQGATELAAAVRAAVTAVTAAPADGPRARVYALARAYLDFAARNPAVYDAIFQLDGGLAYAQEETPAPLKDAFAALLECLGEVAGDGVAPGLFTEVFWASLHGVATLTRSGRLLPQDTESRVELLVDRLAVV, from the coding sequence ATGTCGGTACAGGAACGCAAGGAACGCGAGCGGGCGGCTCGCGAGCGCCTCATCGTGGCGACGGCCCGCGAACTCGCCGAGCAGCAGGGCTGGGACGCGGTCACCACCCGCCTGCTCGCCGAGCGCATCGAATACAGCCAGCCCGTCCTCTACAGCCACTTCCGCGGCAAGCGCGAGATCATCGGCGCCGTCGCCCTCCAGGGCGCCACCGAGCTGGCCGCGGCGGTGCGGGCCGCCGTCACCGCCGTCACCGCCGCCCCCGCGGACGGCCCGCGCGCCCGGGTGTACGCCCTCGCCCGCGCCTACCTCGACTTCGCCGCACGCAACCCGGCGGTCTACGACGCCATCTTCCAGCTCGACGGCGGCCTCGCGTACGCACAGGAGGAAACCCCCGCCCCCCTCAAGGACGCTTTCGCCGCGTTGCTGGAGTGCCTCGGCGAGGTGGCCGGGGACGGCGTCGCCCCGGGGCTGTTCACCGAGGTGTTCTGGGCGTCCCTGCACGGGGTGGCGACCCTGACCCGGTCGGGACGGCTGCTGCCGCAGGACACCGAGTCGAGGGTGGAGCTGCTGGTGGACCGGCTCGCCGTGGTCTGA
- a CDS encoding threonine/serine exporter family protein: MPKRGRPGGGKKARNRSTRPAPRVHPADAPPTEGLLGHPAPPGSAVPLAPTAPATEGLLTPAPGPLGARTAAAELRATDLRTTAPRPSPPAADSPRGSGSGYLPGPEDTLSPEDWRAAGYTPPGGVAVPALNPGAPGDAPWPDRMRTLLRTPMSERPAFERTPRELHPAAGRNVPRILDLTLRIGELLLASGEAAEDVEAAMLGIAHAYRLDHCEPQVTFTLIGISHQPSLVEPPVTADRVVRRRTSDYTRLAAVHQLVADITAEQVSANDAYRRLAEIRRNRHPYPAWLLSLTTGLLAGAATFLVGGKIDDKAWLVFASAFVAAILGDRLASLIARRGLPEFYQFVVAAMPAALSGIILSFNDFGLRGSVVITGGLFALLPGRAMVAAVQDGLTGFYITAAARLLEVIYLVAGIVIGVMLILYLGVGFNAKLNPDESLVGISYPPVQLAAAMVLTLAFATLLQTDRRSLPLVTLNSMVGWSSYGVLVHNAGVSPIVATGVAAGLVGLFGQLVARYRYASALPYVTAAIGPLMPGSAIYLGMLSFAQGHSSAGLLSISRAAAIAMALAIGVNLGGEIARLFMKIPGGPERPALHLATPRRAAKRTRGF, encoded by the coding sequence GTGCCGAAGCGGGGCCGACCGGGCGGCGGCAAGAAGGCCAGGAACAGGTCCACCCGCCCCGCCCCCCGGGTGCACCCCGCGGACGCCCCGCCCACCGAGGGGCTGCTCGGGCACCCCGCCCCGCCCGGGAGCGCCGTCCCGCTCGCCCCGACGGCGCCCGCGACCGAGGGCCTGCTGACCCCTGCCCCCGGCCCGCTCGGGGCGCGGACCGCCGCCGCCGAACTCCGCGCGACGGACCTGCGCACCACCGCGCCCCGCCCGTCCCCGCCCGCCGCCGACTCCCCCCGGGGGAGCGGCTCCGGCTACCTGCCCGGGCCGGAGGACACCCTCTCCCCCGAGGACTGGCGCGCCGCCGGCTACACCCCGCCGGGCGGAGTCGCCGTACCGGCCCTGAACCCCGGCGCGCCCGGTGACGCCCCCTGGCCCGACCGGATGCGCACGCTGCTGCGCACGCCGATGTCCGAGCGCCCGGCCTTCGAGCGGACCCCGCGCGAACTGCACCCCGCCGCCGGCCGCAACGTACCGCGCATCCTCGACCTGACGCTGCGCATCGGCGAACTGCTGCTGGCCAGCGGCGAGGCCGCGGAGGACGTCGAGGCCGCCATGCTCGGCATCGCCCACGCGTACCGGCTGGACCACTGCGAGCCGCAGGTCACCTTCACCCTGATCGGGATCTCCCACCAGCCCTCACTGGTCGAGCCGCCGGTCACCGCCGACCGGGTGGTGCGCCGCCGCACCTCCGACTACACCCGGCTCGCCGCGGTCCACCAGCTGGTCGCCGACATCACCGCCGAGCAGGTGAGCGCCAACGACGCCTACCGCCGGCTCGCCGAGATCCGCCGCAACCGGCACCCGTACCCGGCCTGGCTGCTCTCGCTCACCACCGGCCTGCTGGCCGGCGCGGCGACCTTCCTGGTCGGCGGCAAGATCGACGACAAGGCCTGGCTGGTCTTCGCCAGCGCCTTCGTGGCCGCCATCCTCGGTGACCGGCTGGCCTCGTTGATCGCCCGGCGGGGGCTGCCCGAGTTCTACCAGTTCGTGGTCGCCGCGATGCCGGCCGCGCTCTCCGGCATCATCCTGTCCTTCAACGACTTCGGCCTGCGCGGCTCGGTCGTCATCACCGGTGGCCTGTTCGCCCTGCTGCCCGGCCGGGCGATGGTCGCCGCCGTCCAGGACGGTCTGACCGGCTTCTACATCACCGCCGCCGCGCGGCTGCTCGAAGTGATCTACCTGGTCGCGGGCATCGTCATCGGCGTGATGCTGATCCTGTACCTGGGCGTCGGGTTCAACGCCAAGCTCAACCCGGACGAGAGCCTGGTGGGGATCAGCTACCCGCCGGTGCAGTTGGCCGCGGCGATGGTGCTGACGCTGGCCTTCGCGACGCTGCTGCAGACCGACCGCCGGAGCCTGCCGCTGGTCACCCTGAACAGCATGGTGGGCTGGTCCAGCTACGGTGTGCTGGTGCACAACGCCGGGGTCTCCCCGATCGTCGCCACCGGCGTCGCGGCCGGTCTGGTCGGCCTGTTCGGCCAGCTGGTGGCCCGCTACCGGTACGCCTCGGCGCTGCCGTACGTGACGGCGGCGATCGGCCCGCTGATGCCGGGATCGGCGATCTACCTCGGCATGCTCTCGTTCGCGCAGGGCCACTCCAGTGCCGGGCTGCTGTCGATCAGCCGGGCGGCGGCCATCGCGATGGCCCTGGCCATCGGGGTGAACCTCGGAGGCGAGATCGCGCGTCTCTTCATGAAGATCCCTGGAGGTCCCGAGCGCCCCGCCCTCCACCTGGCCACGCCACGGCGGGCCGCCAAGCGCACCCGGGGGTTCTGA
- a CDS encoding anthrone oxygenase family protein has product MLNALEVVTTVIVGVMVGVEFSVAFVMNRILNALPEDSAQLGHAHGGRMLGAVMPVWYIGSLVLVVAWAVAAWHHHGTGLVVAAGALLILSVVMSVLLLVPINNRNRTWTPDNRPADWKQQLSRWERWHYARVALIVAAFALLVSALA; this is encoded by the coding sequence ATGCTCAACGCACTCGAGGTCGTCACCACCGTGATCGTCGGCGTGATGGTGGGGGTGGAATTCTCCGTCGCCTTCGTCATGAACCGGATCCTCAACGCCCTCCCGGAGGACAGCGCCCAGCTGGGCCATGCCCACGGAGGCCGGATGCTCGGCGCCGTGATGCCGGTCTGGTACATCGGCTCGCTCGTCCTCGTGGTGGCCTGGGCCGTCGCCGCATGGCACCACCACGGCACCGGCCTGGTCGTCGCCGCCGGCGCCCTGCTGATCCTCAGCGTGGTCATGTCGGTCCTGCTGCTCGTCCCGATCAACAACCGGAACAGGACGTGGACCCCCGACAACCGGCCCGCCGACTGGAAGCAGCAGCTCAGCCGCTGGGAGCGCTGGCACTACGCCCGCGTCGCGCTCATCGTCGCCGCCTTCGCCCTGCTGGTCAGCGCCCTCGCCTGA
- a CDS encoding ATP-binding protein, protein MSEGHRSDPVPAEDLRTTEVDLGGLVSVLATHLYSTPLVALRELVQNAHDSHTRRRLEDPDGGHPPLIRVRGDSARRTVSIEDTGAGLTEPEIHSYLATVGTGYTRLLREVTGDDALIGAFGLGFLSAFSVADEVTVTTTSHREPALGHRYRSRGGEQYSVEATAARPGPGSVVELTLKAEHAHLADEHALREVLGRYCVLLPIPVYVGDDDRPVNDVPVPWRESVPGDPHAARMRFAAAFGRRFEPLTAFPVTPVEGGTDAVGLLWVQDGGTYGSSDNRDLAVYLRGMLLSEDARDLLPSWAGFVGGVVESSRLTPTASREDLQRDDHYRALQQALTDAIVDGLYETARLHPAAWRRILARHGQDLLGAALCDDRLFTLLADDVPVPTSQGDLTAGALRAAGGGAVHVALGSSGGFEEMLYRAMQVPIARGDRYAVLPFLRRYARLRECRIVELGSENGNRELFREPERPLPAEERAWLAAALADDGEQLVPARFDPPGLPLVLVPDREAELKSRIEDDRADGRIPSAALRLARAFTARTGGEVRARLYLNLAAPAVQDLLTAYRAGHTGAATAAGLLSSLKVIMAAASGPSSAGAPAGDLTAALAGIGTAVRALTAARPAGLAAVPDTLPDEDPA, encoded by the coding sequence ATGTCTGAAGGCCACCGCTCCGACCCCGTGCCCGCCGAAGATCTGCGTACGACCGAGGTCGACCTCGGTGGTCTGGTGAGCGTCCTCGCCACGCACCTCTACTCCACACCGCTGGTCGCGTTGCGCGAACTCGTCCAGAACGCCCACGACTCGCACACCCGGCGCCGGCTGGAGGACCCGGACGGCGGCCACCCGCCGCTGATCCGCGTCCGCGGCGACTCCGCGCGGCGTACCGTCAGCATCGAGGACACCGGCGCCGGCCTGACCGAGCCGGAGATCCACTCCTACCTGGCCACCGTCGGCACCGGGTACACCCGGCTGCTGCGCGAGGTCACCGGCGACGACGCACTGATCGGCGCGTTCGGCCTCGGCTTCCTGTCGGCCTTCTCGGTCGCCGACGAGGTCACCGTCACCACCACCTCGCACCGCGAGCCCGCCCTGGGCCACCGCTACCGCAGCCGCGGCGGCGAGCAGTACAGCGTGGAGGCGACCGCCGCCCGCCCGGGGCCCGGCAGCGTCGTCGAGCTGACCCTCAAGGCCGAGCACGCGCACCTCGCCGACGAACACGCGCTGCGCGAGGTGCTCGGCCGGTACTGCGTCCTGCTCCCGATCCCGGTGTACGTCGGCGACGACGACCGGCCGGTCAACGACGTGCCGGTGCCCTGGCGCGAGTCCGTGCCGGGAGACCCGCACGCCGCCCGGATGCGGTTCGCCGCCGCGTTCGGCCGGCGCTTCGAGCCGCTCACCGCCTTTCCCGTCACCCCGGTCGAGGGCGGCACCGACGCGGTCGGCCTGCTCTGGGTCCAGGACGGCGGTACGTACGGCAGCAGCGACAACCGCGACCTCGCCGTCTACCTGCGCGGCATGCTGCTCTCCGAGGACGCCCGGGACCTGCTGCCCAGCTGGGCCGGGTTCGTCGGCGGCGTGGTCGAGTCCAGCCGGCTGACGCCGACCGCCAGCCGGGAGGACCTCCAGCGCGACGATCACTACCGCGCCCTCCAGCAGGCGCTCACCGACGCCATCGTCGACGGCCTCTACGAGACCGCCCGGCTGCACCCCGCCGCCTGGCGCCGCATCCTCGCCCGGCACGGTCAGGACCTGCTCGGCGCCGCGCTCTGCGACGACCGGCTGTTCACCCTGCTCGCCGACGACGTCCCGGTGCCCACCTCGCAGGGCGACCTGACGGCGGGCGCACTGCGGGCCGCCGGCGGTGGCGCGGTGCACGTCGCGCTCGGCAGCAGCGGCGGGTTCGAGGAGATGCTCTACCGCGCCATGCAGGTGCCGATCGCCCGGGGCGACCGGTACGCGGTGCTGCCGTTCCTGCGCCGCTACGCCCGGCTGCGGGAGTGCCGGATCGTCGAACTCGGCAGCGAGAACGGCAACCGCGAGCTGTTCCGCGAGCCCGAGCGGCCGCTGCCCGCGGAGGAGCGCGCCTGGCTGGCCGCCGCCCTGGCGGACGACGGCGAGCAGCTGGTCCCGGCCCGCTTCGACCCGCCCGGGCTGCCGCTCGTCCTGGTGCCCGACCGGGAGGCCGAGCTCAAGTCCCGGATCGAGGACGACCGGGCGGACGGCCGGATCCCGTCCGCCGCGCTGCGGCTCGCCCGGGCCTTCACCGCCCGCACCGGCGGTGAGGTCAGGGCCCGGCTCTACCTCAACCTCGCCGCACCCGCCGTCCAGGACCTGCTCACCGCCTACCGCGCCGGGCACACCGGCGCGGCGACGGCGGCCGGGCTGCTCAGCTCGCTCAAGGTGATCATGGCCGCCGCGTCCGGGCCGTCCTCGGCCGGCGCACCCGCCGGCGATCTGACCGCCGCGCTGGCCGGCATCGGCACCGCCGTCCGCGCGCTCACCGCGGCCCGGCCCGCCGGTCTGGCGGCGGTCCCCGACACCCTGCCGGACGAGGACCCGGCGTGA
- a CDS encoding cupin, whose protein sequence is MDDLVQLADDHAAKAAASPHGRSAHLVVHDGVLRQTVIALTAGTSLDEHNAPAAASLQVLRGRVSVTIAGRRQELSTGQLQPIPQERHGLLAHVDSVVLLTAVTN, encoded by the coding sequence ATGGACGATCTCGTACAGCTCGCCGACGACCACGCCGCGAAGGCCGCCGCCAGCCCGCACGGGCGCAGCGCCCACCTGGTGGTCCATGACGGGGTGCTGCGGCAGACCGTGATCGCGCTGACCGCCGGCACCTCACTGGACGAGCACAACGCACCGGCCGCCGCGAGCCTGCAGGTGCTGCGCGGCCGGGTGTCGGTGACCATCGCCGGGCGGCGCCAGGAGCTGTCCACGGGGCAACTGCAGCCCATCCCGCAGGAGCGGCACGGGCTGCTGGCGCACGTCGACTCCGTGGTGCTGCTGACCGCCGTCACCAACTGA
- a CDS encoding TetR/AcrR family transcriptional regulator produces the protein MGNREDLLSGAKRCLYEKGYGRTTARDIASASGVSLAAIGYHFGSKEALLNQALVEAIGEWGGALATAVEAAEAGADGPQEVFAAVWDEVLKSFAEHRGLWAAQFEAIAQVSHAPELREQLGAAQKRGRLGLSALFQGLPTVPDTEDELARGIFYQALLAGLAAQWMASPEQAPSGRDFLRGLQLVSGSVLNPPQPTP, from the coding sequence ATGGGAAATCGAGAGGACCTGCTGTCCGGCGCCAAGCGCTGCCTGTACGAGAAGGGCTACGGGCGCACCACCGCCCGTGACATCGCGTCCGCCTCGGGGGTCAGCCTGGCGGCGATCGGCTACCACTTCGGCTCGAAGGAGGCGCTGCTCAACCAGGCCCTGGTCGAGGCGATCGGGGAGTGGGGCGGAGCGCTGGCCACCGCGGTCGAGGCCGCCGAGGCCGGCGCGGACGGCCCGCAGGAGGTGTTCGCCGCCGTCTGGGACGAGGTGCTGAAGAGCTTCGCCGAGCACCGGGGCCTGTGGGCGGCCCAGTTCGAGGCGATCGCCCAGGTCTCGCACGCGCCGGAGCTCAGGGAGCAGCTCGGAGCGGCGCAGAAGCGGGGGAGGCTGGGGCTCTCGGCGCTCTTCCAGGGCCTGCCCACGGTTCCCGACACCGAGGACGAGCTGGCCCGGGGCATCTTCTACCAGGCCCTGCTGGCCGGTCTGGCGGCGCAGTGGATGGCGTCCCCGGAGCAGGCCCCGAGCGGCCGGGACTTCCTGCGCGGCCTTCAACTGGTCAGCGGGAGCGTGCTGAACCCGCCGCAGCCGACCCCGTAG
- a CDS encoding tetratricopeptide repeat protein, with protein MSSDIWAWVHDAHRQLAEAGHHRLAEAIYELPGHANEGRNEQLDAVFPEALATARSLDLPWVEVYLRHWRMQNLLNKRHQGELALPEAVDLLEFAHREQTESCPQSVCVVQDFAICHARVDGPGYVPERLAVLGETLERIEPARACFDCLSREYSDALEDDGRPAEALSHLDTAATRMQAAGQRLSLHFHHARAGTLHLLGRDEEILTLLDTAEQAERARGAELSDSDRRWGALQRARALARLGRTDEALALLPSIDQAEQYADLRPVWVDTVEILVAAGVRENTAGLGAALTGWVGYLDSTGSHRPCVDLLLSAGRLALARGARTVALTLAATGERKLALLRRTEGVAELIAELRAAAEALPVPPLPVPPAELVALLDARTQEGDQEADADLLAAAHARHEEGPESAEHLAAGTELAVRLAGALGALGHTRAATDLLWERLDRDPGHENLAGLLGSVLIDAGDGEGVRRLADRLQDVSPADAHWTRARWAAAESRWADVGEHCAALLAQEPTRINTRRLAAAAATELGDHGQAQRLYEEILLHALPAEGTPPQERHRTVQESDLWQLITAATANRDWQAVRSAGARLGLAFDRPHGPVDEEWQLITVRATRTGGANVDLPAVRTGPATARILPVLGDDVPLNHNDVVVFAPALLEAAPGADAPQQVRERWRPVFRLLTLLDPAGYTTYWIDGGWPGDKKWASFRKELAEAGYGVWAYSGDEYAITDPGDEDGRLPGVYAALGVPPTAGCAEADALLHRLTRRWKHPLAWPDLAKAAGADTARHEETVRRYGL; from the coding sequence ATGAGCAGTGACATCTGGGCCTGGGTCCACGACGCCCACCGGCAGCTGGCCGAGGCCGGCCACCACCGCCTCGCCGAGGCCATCTACGAACTCCCCGGTCACGCCAACGAGGGCCGCAACGAGCAGCTCGACGCGGTGTTCCCCGAAGCGCTGGCCACCGCGCGGTCGCTGGACCTGCCCTGGGTCGAGGTCTATCTCAGGCACTGGCGGATGCAGAACCTGCTCAACAAGCGCCACCAGGGCGAGCTGGCCCTCCCCGAGGCGGTGGACCTGCTGGAGTTCGCCCACCGCGAGCAGACCGAGAGCTGCCCGCAGTCGGTCTGCGTGGTGCAGGACTTCGCGATCTGCCACGCGCGGGTGGACGGTCCGGGCTACGTCCCGGAGCGGCTCGCCGTCCTCGGGGAGACGCTGGAGCGGATCGAGCCCGCCCGGGCCTGCTTCGACTGCCTCTCCCGCGAGTACTCCGACGCGCTGGAGGACGACGGGCGGCCGGCGGAGGCGCTCTCCCACCTCGACACCGCCGCCACCCGGATGCAGGCGGCCGGCCAGCGGCTCTCCCTGCACTTCCACCACGCCCGGGCCGGCACGCTGCACCTGCTGGGCCGGGACGAGGAGATCCTCACCCTGCTGGACACCGCCGAGCAGGCCGAACGGGCCCGCGGCGCCGAACTCAGCGACAGCGACCGCCGCTGGGGCGCGCTGCAGCGGGCCCGCGCCCTCGCCCGCCTCGGCCGCACCGACGAGGCCCTCGCCCTGCTGCCGTCGATCGACCAGGCCGAGCAGTACGCGGATCTGCGTCCCGTCTGGGTCGACACCGTCGAGATCCTGGTCGCCGCCGGCGTACGGGAGAACACCGCCGGGCTCGGCGCCGCCCTCACCGGCTGGGTCGGCTACCTGGACTCCACCGGATCCCACCGCCCCTGTGTGGACCTGCTGCTGTCGGCCGGCCGGCTGGCACTGGCTCGCGGCGCCCGGACGGTGGCGCTGACCCTCGCCGCCACCGGCGAGCGCAAGCTCGCCCTGCTGCGCCGTACCGAGGGCGTCGCCGAGCTGATCGCCGAGCTGCGGGCCGCGGCCGAAGCGCTGCCGGTTCCGCCGCTGCCGGTGCCGCCGGCCGAGCTGGTGGCGCTGCTCGACGCCCGGACGCAGGAGGGGGACCAGGAGGCCGACGCGGATCTTCTCGCCGCCGCGCACGCCCGCCACGAGGAGGGCCCTGAGTCCGCCGAGCACCTGGCCGCGGGCACCGAACTGGCCGTCCGGCTGGCCGGTGCGCTCGGAGCCCTGGGACACACCCGGGCCGCCACCGACCTGCTCTGGGAGCGGCTCGACCGGGATCCGGGGCACGAGAACCTGGCCGGCCTGCTCGGCTCCGTCCTGATCGACGCCGGGGACGGCGAGGGGGTCCGCCGGCTGGCCGACCGCCTGCAGGACGTCAGCCCCGCCGACGCGCACTGGACGCGGGCCCGCTGGGCCGCCGCCGAGAGCCGGTGGGCCGACGTCGGCGAGCACTGCGCCGCGCTGCTGGCCCAGGAGCCCACCCGGATCAACACCCGACGGCTGGCCGCGGCCGCGGCCACCGAACTGGGCGACCACGGGCAGGCCCAGCGCCTCTACGAGGAGATCCTGCTGCACGCCCTCCCGGCCGAGGGCACTCCACCGCAGGAGCGGCACCGTACCGTCCAGGAGTCCGACCTCTGGCAGCTGATCACCGCCGCCACCGCGAACCGGGACTGGCAGGCCGTCCGCTCGGCCGGCGCCCGGCTCGGGCTCGCCTTCGACCGGCCGCACGGGCCGGTGGACGAGGAGTGGCAGCTGATCACCGTCCGCGCCACCAGGACGGGCGGCGCGAACGTCGACCTCCCGGCGGTGCGGACCGGCCCGGCCACCGCCCGGATCCTGCCGGTGCTCGGCGACGACGTGCCGCTCAACCACAACGACGTCGTGGTCTTCGCGCCCGCGCTGCTGGAGGCGGCACCGGGTGCGGACGCCCCGCAGCAGGTCCGCGAGCGCTGGCGGCCGGTCTTCCGGCTGCTCACCCTGCTCGACCCGGCCGGCTACACCACCTACTGGATCGACGGCGGCTGGCCGGGCGACAAGAAGTGGGCGTCCTTCCGCAAGGAGCTGGCCGAGGCCGGCTACGGGGTCTGGGCCTACAGCGGGGACGAGTACGCGATCACCGATCCGGGCGACGAGGACGGGCGGCTGCCGGGCGTCTACGCGGCGCTCGGCGTGCCGCCCACCGCCGGGTGCGCCGAGGCGGACGCGTTGCTGCACCGGCTGACCAGGCGGTGGAAGCACCCGCTCGCCTGGCCCGACCTGGCGAAGGCGGCGGGCGCCGACACGGCCCGGCACGAGGAGACCGTCCGGCGTTACGGCCTCTGA
- a CDS encoding acyl-CoA dehydrogenase family protein, which produces MRRTVFNEDHEAFRETVRDFISKEVAPVYESWEAEGHPPRDFYRRIGALGVFGIEVPEEYGGAGETGFKYQAVVTEECARAGVTFGSAGVHTGLVLPYLLEYANEEQKRRWLPGFVSGDIMTAIAMTEPGAGSDLAGITTSAKLSEDGTHYVLNGAKTFITGGVLADLVLVIARTSPHDPADRRAGLSILCVDTTSEGYTVGRKLQKIGLRTSDTAELAFSDVRVPVADLLGEEGRAFSYLTHNLVQERLAIAVGAYASAAAAVRFAVQYVKDRKVFGKAVAEFQNTKFVLADCEAQVVAQQSMIDRALELYQEGGLTVADAAAAKLFCTESASEVIDKCLQLHGGYGYILEYPIARLYTDNRVFRIYGGTSEVMRTIIAKSLGL; this is translated from the coding sequence GTGCGCCGTACCGTGTTCAACGAGGACCACGAGGCCTTCCGGGAGACCGTCCGGGACTTCATCTCCAAGGAGGTCGCCCCGGTCTACGAGAGCTGGGAGGCCGAGGGCCACCCGCCGCGCGACTTCTACCGCAGGATCGGCGCGCTCGGCGTCTTCGGCATCGAGGTCCCCGAGGAGTACGGCGGCGCCGGCGAGACGGGCTTCAAGTACCAGGCGGTCGTCACCGAGGAGTGCGCCCGCGCCGGCGTGACGTTCGGCTCGGCCGGCGTGCACACCGGCCTGGTGCTGCCGTACCTGCTGGAGTACGCCAACGAGGAGCAGAAGCGGCGCTGGCTGCCCGGCTTCGTCTCCGGCGACATCATGACGGCCATCGCGATGACCGAGCCTGGTGCGGGCTCGGACCTCGCGGGCATCACCACCTCCGCGAAGCTGTCCGAGGACGGCACCCACTACGTCCTCAACGGCGCCAAGACCTTCATCACCGGCGGCGTGCTCGCCGACCTGGTGCTGGTGATCGCCCGCACCTCGCCCCACGACCCGGCCGACCGCCGGGCGGGTCTGTCCATCCTGTGCGTGGACACCACGTCGGAGGGCTACACGGTCGGCCGCAAGCTGCAGAAGATCGGCCTGCGCACCTCCGACACCGCCGAACTCGCCTTCAGCGACGTCCGGGTGCCGGTGGCCGACCTGCTCGGCGAGGAGGGCCGGGCCTTCAGCTACCTGACCCACAACCTGGTGCAGGAGCGGCTCGCGATCGCGGTGGGCGCGTACGCCTCCGCGGCGGCGGCCGTGCGCTTCGCCGTCCAGTACGTGAAGGACCGCAAGGTGTTCGGCAAGGCGGTCGCCGAGTTCCAGAACACCAAGTTCGTGCTGGCCGACTGCGAGGCCCAGGTGGTCGCCCAGCAGTCGATGATCGACCGGGCGCTGGAGCTCTACCAGGAGGGCGGGCTGACGGTGGCCGACGCCGCCGCGGCCAAGCTGTTCTGCACCGAGTCGGCCTCCGAGGTGATCGACAAGTGCCTCCAGCTGCACGGCGGTTACGGCTACATCCTGGAGTACCCGATCGCCCGGCTCTACACCGACAACCGGGTGTTCCGGATCTACGGCGGCACCAGCGAGGTCATGCGGACGATCATCGCGAAGTCGCTGGGGCTGTAG